TCGCCGCCTTTGGAAATGGTGACGTCTATATTGAAAAATATGTGGTGAACCCAAAACACGTGGAGTTCCAAGTTCTTGCGGACGAACATGGGAACGTGGTTCACGTGTTTGAGCGCGATTGTTCGGTTCAGCGTCGCCACCAAAAGATCATCGAAGAAACACCGTGTGCCACTCTTCTTCCCGAGACGCGCCGTAAGATGGGTGAGGTCGCGGTAGCCGCGGCCAAAGCCGTGGATTACGTCGGCGCTGGAACCATCGAGTTCCTCCTCGACGTGGACCAGAACTTCTACTTCCTCGAGATGAATACCCGTCTTCAGGTCGAGCATCCGATCTCCGAGATGCTGACCGGAATCGACCTGGTGAGATGGCAGGTCAAGATTGCTGCGGGCGAGAAACTCACCCTTGGTCAGGACGATATCAAGCCTCGTGGACACGCGCTCGAGTGCCGTGTTTATGCGGAAGATCCCGAAAATAACTTCATGCCTTCTCCTGGGCATATTCGATACCTTCACGCGCCATCCGGTCCTTGGGTCCGCGTTGATTCAGGCGTTTATTCTAACGCGACCGTCCCCGTCTTCTACGACCCGATGGTCGCCAAACTCGCTGTTTGGGGTGAAGACCGGCAGCACGCCATCGACCGCATGAAACGGGCCCTTGGTGAGTACGTGGTCAGTGGAATCGCAACGAATATCGCGTTCCAAATCGAGGTTCTCGACCACCCAGACTTCAGGGATGGTGGATACGACACGGAATTCGTTCCGAACTATCTCAAGAACCGCGAGCCATCGGAGAATCCTATGTTGGAAATCGCCGAGCTGGCGGCCGTGCTTGAGCGACATCGCCGAGACGAAGAAGTCGCCGAAGGGGCCATGGGTTCAGGCCAAGCGCCTCAGGCCAAGGCGAATCCGTGGAAACAATATGGCCGATTCCAACAACTTCGCGGCGTACGCCTGATTTAAGGAGCCTAAGATGCCTAATTATTTTGTAAGTGGTGGCGAAGAGGACCGAGTTTGGAAGGTCGAGACGCTTCAGGATGGATGTTACGAAGTCACCGCACCGAGCGGAAAGACCTACCAGGTAGATGCGTTTGCACCCGATGCAGGCAGACTTCACCTGATGCTTGGAAACGAGTCGTGGGACCTCGATGTGCGTGAAGACAAGTCGCATACTTACCACGTGCAGTGGCGAGGCCAGACCTTTGAGCATCATGTGCTCAATGAGCGTCAGAAGCGCATGGAGGCGGCAACTGGCGGTAAGCGCGACGTAGGTCCTGAGCTTCTGAGCCCGATGGCCGGCAAAGTCGTGGCTGTTCAGGTAGAGGCTGGACAAGCTGTTACCGAAGGCCAAGTCCTGTTGATCGTCGAAGCCATGAAGATGGAAAATGACCTCAAGGCGCATAAATCTGGAATCATTTCGGAGCTCAAAGCCGTCCAAGGAGAGGCAGTTGAAGTAGGTGACGTCCTGCTCACCATTGCCGACGAATAGTTCTTTTGAAATTGGATCATTGAAGATGCCAAAACACGACGGAGTGCGTTTCCTTCAGCCTCGCTTTACGCGGGCGCTTATCATCGAAAACCCAGACCCGGAGCTCGACGAGCTTCTGCGTGCGCAGGGGATTGAACCGGAGAGATTGCCCGAAACAGCAACGCTCGACCGGCAGTTCATCATCGACCGCCTGCGCGATGGCCAGCACGACCTGCTCTTTAAGCGCAGCCGCTTTGAGGTAGACGCCGAGGTGCTCGCAGCTTCCGAGAACTTGGCCGCCGTGATGCTTTGCTGCATAGGGGATGATTCGGTGGACAAGGTCGCGTGCGCGAATGAGGGCATCATGGTGATGAACGACCCGATTTCCAACGGCCGCTCCGTCGTGGAGTTGGTGTTCGGAGAGCTCATCTGCCTCTCGCGCCGTATCTTCGATGCCGTGGAAAAAACTCGCGACAGCCGTTGGACCAAAGACTCCATCCGGCGCTACGAGCTAAAGGGCAAGACTCTGGGCATCATCGGTCTCGGGAATATCGGTAAGGCTGTGGCGCAGATGGCGCGGGCTCTTGAGATGGACGTGGTCTTCTATGACAACCGTGAGCTCTCCAGAGAAGTCGGCACCACGCTCGGCTGGACCTTTGCCAAGAGCGTCGACGAGGTCTTTCGTCTTTCAGACTTCGTGACGGTCCACGTCTCCGCTGAAGACCACAAGGGGCGCACGAATAAACACCTCTTGAGCTACCAGCAATTTGCGCAGATGGGAGCCGACCGGCCCGAGAATAGCCCCAAGATATTCTTGAACCTCGCCCGTGGATTCCTCTTTGAGCCGGAAGAGCTCAAGCGGGCTGTGCGCGATGGCCATATCCGCTACGCCTCCGTGGATGTTTTCCCAGAAGAGCCTGGCTCAAAGAAGGACGTGTGGGCCAATCCGTACGGGGATATGCCTGAGATCGTCTCAACTCCGCATATTGGTGCCGCCACCGAAGAAGCCCAGCCGCGCATCGCGCAACATATGGCCAACACGGCGCGACTCTTCAATCTCTACGGAACTGTGCGTGACACTGTGTATGCGCCCGGGCAAACCATCGGTGTGGACGGTGCTGAGCCACCTTCCATCCTTTCGGTGGTCCACTCGGACAAGCGGGGTACCAAGAAGGCCGTGGCCGATGCCATTTTCGAGGCTGGATTCTCGAACCTTGAGTCGTCGCACCGCGACTTCCCCAAGTACCAGTTCGCCTACGACCTTAACGCTGTGGACCAGCAGATGAACGAAACGCAGATTAAGGCGATGATTGAAGCTGCGCGCAAGATTTCAGGTGATTCGAACGCTATCAGGTCCGTGAGGGTGATTCCTCAGTAACCCGCGATAACACGAGGTGGACGTGCTCGAAGAATTCAGATCCGAAGGTATCGTCGAGACTAAGGGACATTTTAAGCTCGACGAGTCCGCCGCGCGCGAGAAGCTCCAACAATTCCGCCTCAAGGATCCCCACGCATGGGTGCTCGAGTTCGTAAGGGCCGCGCAGCTAGGCGGTGTGGCCGATATTTTCTTCACTTTCTCACCAAGCCTTTGGCGCTGCGAGATTCCGGGGCTCGAAGTCCCCGTGGAGGTTGCGCGAGACTGGGTTCAGGCGCCCTTTGCGCCGTTGAACACCAAAGAAGCCCGTGTCATGCGCTACCTCTCGATTGGGCTAGGCACCATTCAAGGACTCAAGCCCAAAAAGATCCGATTCGAATCTGGCGGCAGGGAGCACCGGCTGGCTTTGGAGATTTCGGGGCAGTCCGAGACCGAGGTTACTCCAGAATACATGGTCGGAACCCTGATCGAAGTTGAAGGTAGAACGTGGCATGGCGTGAGTCGGTTCTTTGAACAACTCTTCGGCAATTTGGCCGAAGTGACTCACCTAAAAGAATCCTGCAGATTCGCGAAAGTCAGGGTCACGATCGACAAAGAGTCCATCAACAGAGATCCCTTTCCAAATTCCGCATGGCACGTCCCAATCCAGTCACCACGAGAAGACGGGGTGCTCTCCCTAAATGATAGCCACGGTAAACTACTTTACCTTCAACAGTACGGCGTCAAGATCGAGGAAGTCAAAGAGCCGAGCTACCATCCGTGGGACTCATTTGGGGCCGTGGTAGAGAGCCAGTCGGTTAGGACAGACCTCGGCGCTTCCAAGGTGGTTCGTGACCAGCACTTCGAACAGGTGATGTCGCTGGTCGGTATGGCGTGGGCGCGTGCCGTGGTCCATAGGTTGGAAAATACGCCCGAGCACCAATGGGGAGATTTTGTAAAGGTTGCTCTGAAGAGAATTGCATTATCAAAAGAGAAAAATAAGACGATCACCCCGAGCTATGCGCTCCTCTGGGAGAAGATAAAAGATGTTCCGGTTTGGCCCGCGCTCGTTGGACCAGAACAGAAAAAACGCCTGATTTCGACTCAGGAGCTATCCGATGTGCCAGGCAAACGTCTGAACTACGTGACACAGGATTGGCCAATCGGGATGATCAGTGAGAACGAGATTCTCTTGCGGGCAGGGTTTAAGCAAGGCGTGAACTCGAGCGGCCAGCGCTACGACGGTGTCTTTGTGGGAGAAACCGCGATTCAGACCATCGAATTGCTCGTCGATAAGAAGCATTACTCCTACCAGAGTGTGATTCAGGGGCGCGAAGAGTTTCACCTAAACAAGTCCCGATGGAAACAAAGTCCGGTGGAGGATGCTCGACTGACGAGGGTGCAGGTGCAGTCTCGTTTAGAGCTAATATCCAAAGAGAGCGGAAAATGGGTCGTTGAGGTCGGGTTTGGCCATGGTATTGGCGGCACTCAGGCCGTTTGCATCAAAGAAGGCCGTCTGCTCTCCCGTACACGGCATGCGCAAGGGCCCGACGTGGCGATCATGATTCAGGGAAACTTGCCGCCGGATCAGTCCTTTAGGCGCCTCGACCCGAACCACCAAGACGTCCACGCTCTGGTCCAGACTCTTGCGTTCGAGACCGCGAAGCTCGCACAACGGGTGCTTTATACGCCGTTGAGCGGTGGTGTAGAACGGCCCCTACTCAACAAGATTGCCCGAGAAGTCCTCGTCCAGATGTTGGCCGGCGAGTTAACGATTTCGATAGCTAGGGGCCTCGGGGTTTCTGAGTTGATAGGGCGCAAGCTCGACTATGCCCCGCCGGTTTCAATCGGTACGGATAGTAGTCTGACGCCTGAGCAAAAAATCGCGTTGATACGGCCTCAGATCACCTCGGTATTGCTCTTTCGGTTCGGCTCGAGATGGAAGTCGCTAGAGCAGATCTTGCAGTCCGCGGTGCCCCACAAATATATCATCTACACCGAACACCAATCTATCCATCACGTGGTGGAAGATGCGCTCTACCTGACACCGATGGACTTCCGAGCGTTGATCCCGCTGCTCTTGGACAAGTTGGTGGAGCACGTGCCAGAGGGCGCTCAGACTCGTCCAGAGCCTCAGAGTCCGCGGCCGCGCAATGTGCCCAAACCTGCGCCGAAACCCGTGGAAGAGCGTAGCCATCGTGGCGAGGATCCGTACACAGATCGCGTGGTCGCTTGGCTCTTGGGTGTGTGCCAGAGTGTGTTCGGAGAGGCGAATCTTCGAGGGATGCGTACCTTTGAGGGCAATGGGAAGCAGGTCGCGCGGCTGAGGTATGATCGCGTTGAGCTCGACACCAAGCATCCTGTGGTGGCAGCTTCAATGGCCAGGCCAGATGACCAGATACTGATGCAAATGGTCGCGTCCAGCGTCTACACGGTGGTCAATCAAGAGTTGGAGGTTGTGACAGACCAGCACGAGTTCAACTTCGTGTCGACGCTTGTGCATGGCTGCGCAGCGCATCTCCCACCATCATAACAAAGATTATTGGCAGAGAGAGGGTTTGCCCGGCGAACCGATGAATGAGTCAGGACCGGCTACCGGCGTAGATTCAAGGCACCAGTTTTCAGGGTTGTCGTTGGAATCCACGTCCTCAAAACCGGGACGGACTCCTAGGCTGATATCTTCCACGATTTCCAACCCAGGACTCTCCAGTTCTGGGTCGGTCGGTCTCAACTCACTGCTCACCCAACGCACAGAGTCCAAAATCTGGAATCCCTCGGGAGAAAAATACTGGACTTCAATGCGTCTTTCCCCCGAATTGGCGAAGGAGATCAGATTTCCCCATGTGCCAAAATCGAAGTAATTTCCAGCGCCCATGATTTCTAAGAGTGGAAGTTCTGGGATCTCAAAACGCGCGAATACAAAATAGGAACCGGGTTGGATGTCCTGAAGGCCGTTGAAGATGGCGAGCTGTTCGTCCGAGGATGGCTGAGAGATGACGACGGTGCCGCTGCGGCCCATCTCATTGTGCAAGACCAGGGAAATGGCCCTTGGATCGATCGGACCAACCCCAACGTTCTTCACTTCTAGATATTCGCCGATCTCGCCACCGTTTGCCTGTGGGCCCGTATTGATCATGATTTCTGTAATCACGAGCTCTGGTGGCCCACTCGGCAGGTCCGGCTCCATGTCCTCAGGAGGCGCCATATCCTCGATAGGCTCCATATCCTCGACGGGCTCTGAGAGGTCTTCGGGCATGTCCTCGATGGGCATGTCTTCCCGTATATCTGCATCCATATCCACGGCCCCCGCTCCCTCATAAGGGAACGAGTCGATATCGAACACCAGGTTACAGCCGCTGGCGCCGAGCATGAGCAAAATCGTGGCGTAGGTGGTCTTCATGGGTTCATTTATGGGCGTTCTTAAGGCTCTCCACAACCTCCGAGTAGGAGGTGTTCTCCACCACACGCGTCATGATCTCGGTGTACTTCTCCACAAGATCCATGCGGCCGGAGTTTCGATAATGCTCGATGATATCGTGGAGCTTGACGTAGGTCTTCTCGCTGTTGACGAAGTAGGCGGCGGCGCTCAGGGTCGCCTGAATTCCAGCGCGGCTGATCGACGAAGACTTCGCTCGAAACTTGAACTCTTGGCCCTCGCTATTCAAGATTCCCAGCGTGGCTTCCGCCTCGGCCTGCGAACCCTTCGCGGTATCATCGCTAGACAAGATGCCTCGGATATTAAACTCCGAGAATTTGATCGAGTTCAAAGAAGTGAAATCGCGAGCGAATCTAGATTTCAACGCATTAAAAAACGCATCGATCGTTCCGACACCCTCGGATTCGACTTGGAAATCGGATCCATCACCATTTGCTAGGGTGGCAGAAACGCGGCAGGTGCCTTCGTCCAAGCTCTCGAAAGTCTGATATGACCTCACCCTGAGTTCAACGTACTCATCTTGTAGGATCTCGCGCATCAATGCGAGCATTCGTTCTTGTTTGTCCATGTGCTTCCTTGCTTGGAAAGTTCGCGTCGGTTCTGTTACCTTCTTACACTATAACGTGTTCTGAGCCACGAGTCCCGAATGAATGCCGAATATTACGACGATATTTCCGCGCAACCCATAGAGCGTCCAGCGGTGGTGCGCGAGTTATCCACGTACATGACTGACGCGGATTCCGAAAAGGTGTGCCGCCTCTTTGCTGACGGCCTGAAGTCCGGTGTGGGTTATGCCAAGATCTTCGACTTCATGGAGCGTCAGAAGATCGATACCAAGATGACCAATCGACTCCGAGTGGCACTCTTGGAGTACGGCGACAAACTCGGAGAAGCCTTTGCGCGCTTCGGCATTTTGGACGCGCCTTCGCGAAAGCTAATCCTCGTCTCAGAAGAGCAGGGTGAGCTTCCGGAGACATTTAAGACGCTCGCCCGAGCCTATGCAGACCGACTCAAGCGCAAGAAGCGTGTGCTCTTCGGCATGATCGAGCCCGTGATCGTCTTCTGTTTGGGTGTGTTCGTCCTCACGAATCTCGTGTCCAATATCTACGAGATGGCGCTCGGGGACTTCTGGCAAAGTCTCAAGCACGTGGTGGTGCGCTCAACGCTTCAATCCACGATCTTCGTAATTTTGATGGGTGGACTGGCCTACGTATGGATGAACCTGCCCACGGAGTCGAGTTTTAGAGAAGCCGTAGGCCGTATCTACTTCCGAATCCCTTTGATTTCTAAGGCGCGCCGTCTCTCCGCCACCGCAAGCCTTGCTCAGTTCTTCCGTCAATCCGTGCGAAGCGGTATGGACGTCTTCCAAAGCGTCGAGCTCGCCGCTGAAGCCTCAAATAGCCCGTGGTACATGGAGTCAGTGGACAAGGTTCACGCAGCCCTTGAAGCTGGCTACCCGCTCGATATGGCTTTCCGACAGTTCAAAGGACTACCCGAAGAATTTGCAGATTACGTCGGCATCGGTGAAGAAACCGGTCGTCTCGACGAAAATCTTCAGTTTCTTTACGAGCGTTATGACGAGCTCGCGCGCGACTGGTTCGAGCGTTCACTCGAGTTTACCGTCGTCGTGATGCGAATTCTGCTGATCGTGGTCGTCATCATCTTCGCAATTTTCCAAGGATTGCACGACTTTGCAGCCACGAGCGACCTCTCAAATATGATTAAGAGTGGCGTGCGCTAAGTGAGTTGATTTTCCAAAGGGGCGGATGTATGGTCCGCCCG
This Microvenator marinus DNA region includes the following protein-coding sequences:
- the accC gene encoding acetyl-CoA carboxylase biotin carboxylase subunit, whose protein sequence is MFKKVLVANRGEIAVRIMRTLREMGIKSVAVYSEPDREALHVRYADEAYCVGPAASAESYLRIDKILEVAKKSGAEAIHPGYGFLSERAPFARACEEAGVVFIGPKPHAIEAMGDKTEARKLMLKAGVPLVPGTKDTIEDASEALQVAKEMRFPVLIKASAGGGGKGMRRVDREEDFTAAFEGARREALAAFGNGDVYIEKYVVNPKHVEFQVLADEHGNVVHVFERDCSVQRRHQKIIEETPCATLLPETRRKMGEVAVAAAKAVDYVGAGTIEFLLDVDQNFYFLEMNTRLQVEHPISEMLTGIDLVRWQVKIAAGEKLTLGQDDIKPRGHALECRVYAEDPENNFMPSPGHIRYLHAPSGPWVRVDSGVYSNATVPVFYDPMVAKLAVWGEDRQHAIDRMKRALGEYVVSGIATNIAFQIEVLDHPDFRDGGYDTEFVPNYLKNREPSENPMLEIAELAAVLERHRRDEEVAEGAMGSGQAPQAKANPWKQYGRFQQLRGVRLI
- a CDS encoding acetyl-CoA carboxylase biotin carboxyl carrier protein subunit, yielding MPNYFVSGGEEDRVWKVETLQDGCYEVTAPSGKTYQVDAFAPDAGRLHLMLGNESWDLDVREDKSHTYHVQWRGQTFEHHVLNERQKRMEAATGGKRDVGPELLSPMAGKVVAVQVEAGQAVTEGQVLLIVEAMKMENDLKAHKSGIISELKAVQGEAVEVGDVLLTIADE
- a CDS encoding NAD(P)-dependent oxidoreductase, encoding MPKHDGVRFLQPRFTRALIIENPDPELDELLRAQGIEPERLPETATLDRQFIIDRLRDGQHDLLFKRSRFEVDAEVLAASENLAAVMLCCIGDDSVDKVACANEGIMVMNDPISNGRSVVELVFGELICLSRRIFDAVEKTRDSRWTKDSIRRYELKGKTLGIIGLGNIGKAVAQMARALEMDVVFYDNRELSREVGTTLGWTFAKSVDEVFRLSDFVTVHVSAEDHKGRTNKHLLSYQQFAQMGADRPENSPKIFLNLARGFLFEPEELKRAVRDGHIRYASVDVFPEEPGSKKDVWANPYGDMPEIVSTPHIGAATEEAQPRIAQHMANTARLFNLYGTVRDTVYAPGQTIGVDGAEPPSILSVVHSDKRGTKKAVADAIFEAGFSNLESSHRDFPKYQFAYDLNAVDQQMNETQIKAMIEAARKISGDSNAIRSVRVIPQ
- a CDS encoding alpha-isopropylmalate synthase regulatory domain-containing protein; its protein translation is MDKQERMLALMREILQDEYVELRVRSYQTFESLDEGTCRVSATLANGDGSDFQVESEGVGTIDAFFNALKSRFARDFTSLNSIKFSEFNIRGILSSDDTAKGSQAEAEATLGILNSEGQEFKFRAKSSSISRAGIQATLSAAAYFVNSEKTYVKLHDIIEHYRNSGRMDLVEKYTEIMTRVVENTSYSEVVESLKNAHK
- a CDS encoding type II secretion system F family protein, which gives rise to MNAEYYDDISAQPIERPAVVRELSTYMTDADSEKVCRLFADGLKSGVGYAKIFDFMERQKIDTKMTNRLRVALLEYGDKLGEAFARFGILDAPSRKLILVSEEQGELPETFKTLARAYADRLKRKKRVLFGMIEPVIVFCLGVFVLTNLVSNIYEMALGDFWQSLKHVVVRSTLQSTIFVILMGGLAYVWMNLPTESSFREAVGRIYFRIPLISKARRLSATASLAQFFRQSVRSGMDVFQSVELAAEASNSPWYMESVDKVHAALEAGYPLDMAFRQFKGLPEEFADYVGIGEETGRLDENLQFLYERYDELARDWFERSLEFTVVVMRILLIVVVIIFAIFQGLHDFAATSDLSNMIKSGVR